A genomic window from Pocillopora verrucosa isolate sample1 chromosome 7, ASM3666991v2, whole genome shotgun sequence includes:
- the LOC131780982 gene encoding zinc finger protein 541 — protein sequence MSFETFPCGSPEAESTEEPAPSLYVETPEDDPSSLLIKKPVMNTEPSRLAETANIEDQMMSEDEIAQVNAKSGDALKLNMRKDYQETEASHLGKKNVDDAGRRAMEGNNVYEVARPHWIQLNYGNSSSVPTHATTPNDRQQQESDRASVIIKRLNNKEQQEVDSDSDNDSQDSGKIRGSELRCNEKISDGNDENVNAVQPHSSRALYYNYNAHHEDVNKLEDKGNAKLQNARGEILRNVHVETKALPVYYMPAGAYPHMVAMASGNAGNSANVLKREHFVHTGINELKGFPVQHMDYVSGRPEQQVPVATSTVNPGEGNVYGNLQHGAPGLQFMDRRLVHTGGYAMVPGLGHVRLIDGMYYQGLSVGGDQGRYENFAAVPSFVPLNNIPSDVTASQSQSQLPSSAASNTDVVNQRGQDKLLNAAKPYVSPVHSAVSPVSSLEERRSTNSPAVKSDSSSPAPGEDPDSKKLAQSKLKGKPKPATGASKPEIKCEQCGKTFTSSSALAKHKLTHSDERRYVCSTCGKGFKRQDHLNGHMVTHRDKKPYECRFPDCDKSYCDMRSLRRHLENHHPANGNNVNDSRPPGSGSPSLNCNDKLSPAGSNEQVGSPRNLTKLTKVRTVKDRNEHLQVSGYDSGRSSGRSTPGSTHEPSAPRERPVDLPLEGAALNGLRERERNSDSFSSTTSEDGLGNSAEQSVPEKAADAALTHSAVDLLKQAADRVKGQNSSRNANEVWSDRFSQQSYVVYHSDGTTYPQWYPTALYPQDPRLVYPYPFHPTVFQVPVSSQQVSGLVNESRQRMVNDADTPTEMTKTVGVSTQATPSPSQDYRPADAMQVAYYKQQQGGRHAETPTDPTAVAVATAKEMGQFRYTGDSFYGVHPSGTQWQQVRYDETANTYNSASSMGNSKSLYGHAMTPESNGSASIENDLNHVETLPRGTEFRNSKNDDGQPAEKRQRLSEVGIGERRDANGPSIVHIKLEDNNNAQDKGNQAVFRNPAEIVTPRRKQRPRPEPLTIPPSASTTYFPNRPGSPMNRSQPCSPPYTPPPMLSPRSIYHVPSLGNLTPRLSASLQHPLTPSRLLLSGHRSSFDGEEASQFPEPKINVGPQFQAEVPPLAGPKEGAIHDVHRATLCWKPLDEKKRTKRDEIESFLDMACSVAIVGGGSNKEYALHILHKANGNVKEAVKLLLCQNFITQNDDPMYDYHYEGSVRWASKERQIFRQNFRTKGKEFSDLQKDIGGKKTIFDCIEFYYHWKAAHPEAVRGRTRYIDSDSEDYEDTGSETNSNPSYFECDFPQCNAKFVSRQALNGHIRVHGGSFMKPSEPNRRKNRNTAGSSASNGTNSAPVVRKRKSPSPAPASVHPDLNNPDGQLPEFACKVCGRIFHKIKSRSAHMKTHVKRPDDDEKLSSKLPSKNH from the exons ATGTCTTTTGAGACTTTTCCGTGTGGTAGCCCCGAAGCTGAAAGCACAGAAGAGCCAGCTCCCTCATTATATGTTGAAACTCCGGAGGACGATCCCTCTAGCTTGCTAATCAAAAAGCCAGTCATGAACACAGAACCCTCAAGGCTCGCCGAAACGGCGAATATCGAAGATCAGATGATGAGCGAAGATGAAATTGCTCAGGTAAATGCGAAAAGTGGCGATGCGTTGAAGCTAAACATGCGTAAGGACTACCAGGAAACAGAAGCAAGCCATCTTGGGAAAAAGAACGTTGATGATGCAGGGAGGCGTGCCATGGAAGGGAACAATGTCTATGAAGTCGCTCGACCTCACTGGATTCAGTTAAATTACGGAAATTCGTCATCTGTGCCAACTCATGCCACCACTCCGAACGATCGTCAACAACAAGAAAGCGATCGCGCTAGCGTAATAATTAAAAGATTGAACAATAAAGAACAACAGGAAGTCGATTCGGACTCTGACAACGATTCACAAGATTCGGGGAAGATAAGAGGTAGCGAGCTTCGATGCAACGAGAAAATTTCTGATGGAAACGACGAAAACGTGAATGCAGTTCAACCTCATTCCTCGCGTGCGCTGTATTATAATTACAATGCGCACCACGAGGATGTCAACAAACTGGAAGACAAAGGAAATGCCAAATTACAGAACGCTCGAGGGGAGATTTTGAGGAACGTACACGTAGAAACCAAAGCGCTTCCTGTTTATTATATGCCTGCTGGAGCTTATCCACATATGGTTGCAATGGCCAGTGGAAATGCTGGAAACAGTGCTAATGTGCTAAAGAGGGAACATTTTGTGCACACTGGCATTAATGAGCTCAAGGGATTTCCTGTTCAGCACATGGATTATGTTTCAGGAAGGCCAGAGCAGCAAGTGCCTGTGGCAACAAGTACAGTAAACCCTGGAGAAGGAAATGTTTATGGAAATTTGCAGCATGGAGCTCCAGGTTTGCAGTTTATGGACAGGCGACTTGTCCATACAGGGGGCTATGCCATGGTACCTGGACTTGGACATGTACGATTGATTGATGGAATGTACTATCAAGGGCTCTCTGTAGGAGGTGATCAGGGTCGTTATGAAAACTTTGCAGCAGTACCTTCATTTGTGCCACTGAATAACATCCCTTCGGATGTAACAGCCTCTCAGTCGCAGTCACAACTACCCAGTTCAGCTGCTTCAAACACTGATGTGGTAAACCAGCGGGGTCAAGACAAGCTGCTAA ATGCTGCCAAGCCTTATGTAAGCCCTGTTCATTCTGCCGTGTCTCCTGTGTCAAGTTTGGAAGAACGGAGATCAACAAATTCTCCAGCTGTTAAGAGTGACAGCAGTAGTCCAGCTCCTGGAGAAGATCCTGACAGTAAGAAACTTGCTCAAAGCAAATTAAAAGGCAAACCAAAGCCCGCCACAGGGGCCTCCAAGCCAGAGATAAAGTGTGAGCAATGTGGGAAAACCTTTACGTCATCTAGTGCCCTTGCAAAGCACAAACTTACTCACAGCGATGAGAGAAGATATGTCTGCTCTACTTGTGGAAAAGGATTCAAAAGACAGGATCATTT aaaTGGTCACATGGTAACCCATCGAGACAAGAAACCGTATGAATGCAGGTTCCCTGATTGTGATAAGAGCTATTGTGACATGCGTTCTCTACGTCGACACCTGGAGAATCATCACCCAGCCAATGGGAATAATGTCAATGATTCTAGACCACCTGGTTCTGGAAGTCCGAGCTTAAACTGCAATGATAAACTATCGCCGGCAGGAAGTAATGAGCAAGTGGGATCACCAAGAAATTTAACCAAGTTGACAAAGGTCAGAACAGTCAAGGATCGGAATGAGCACCTTCAAGTCAGTGGGTACGATAGTGGCAGGAGCTCAGGTAGATCGACACCTGGAAGCACTCATGAACCCAGTGCCCCCCGTGAAAGACCTGTGGATTTACCTCTGGAGGGGGCAGCATTGAACGGCTTGAGAGAAAGGGAAAGGAATAGTGACAGCTTCAGCTCCACTACGTCGGAGGATGGGCTTGGCAACTCTGCAGAGCAAAGTGTACCTGAGAAAGCTGCTGATGCTGCCTTAACTCATTCAGCAGTTGACTTGCTCAAGCAGGCAGCGGATCGTGTCAAAGGACAGAACAGTAGTCGAAATGCTAACGAAGTGTGGTCAGATAGGTTTTCACAGCAGTCCTATGTGGTATACCACTCAGATGGAACAACTTACCCGCAGTGGTATCCAACAGCATTGTACCCTCAGGACCCACGGCTTGTGTACCCATATCCCTTTCACCCAACAGTGTTCCAAGTTCCTGTTAGTTCCCAGCAAGTCAGTGGATTAGTAAATGAATCCCGTCAAAGGATGGTGAATGATGCAGACACTCCTACGGAGATGACGAAGACTGTTGGGGTGTCAACACAGGCAACCCCATCACCTTCCCAAGATTACCGACCAGCAGATGCCATGCAGGTGGCATACTACAAACAGCAGCAAGGTGGAAGACATGCTGAAACTCCTACGGATCCCACTGCTGTTGCTGTAGCCACAGCAAAAGAAATGGGACAATTTAGATACACTGGTGACAGTTTTTATGGAGTGCATCCTTCTGGAACACAGTGGCAACAG GTTCGCTATGATGAAACAGCTAATACATACAACTCAGCTTCATCCATGGGTAACAGTAAATCACTTTATGGACATGCAATGACACCAGAGAGTAATGGCTCTGCTTCcattgaaaatgatttaaaccACGTGGAGACACTCCCAAGAGGAACAGAGTTCAGAAATAGTAAAAATGATGACGGCCAACCGGCTGAGAAGAGACAAAGATTATCAGAAGTTGGCATTGGAGAGAGGAGGGATGCCAATGGGCCATCTATTGTTCACATCAAGCTGGAAGACAATAATAATGCACAAGATAAAGGAAATCAGGCCGTGTTTAGAAATCCTGCCGAGATAGTTACCCCAAGGCGGAAACAGAGGCCACGTCCAGAGCCTTTGACTATCCCACCATCAGCAAGCACTACCTACTTTCCTAATCGTCCAGGCTCTCCAATGAATCGCAGTCAACCATGTTCACCACCATATACACCTCCTCCAATGCTCAGTCCTCGCAGCATATATCATGTTCCTTCCTTAGGAAACCTGACACCCCGACTGAGTGCATCCTTGCAGCATCCTTTGACACCAAGCAGGCTTCTACTAAGTGGCCACAGAA GCAGCTTTGATGGAGAAGAAGCCAGTCAATTCCCTGAGCC GAAAATAAATGTTGGCCCACAGTTTCAGGCTGAGGTGCCTCCTTTGGCAG GTCCCAAAGAAGGAGCAATCCATGATGTTCACAGAGCAACATTGTGCTGGAAACCTCTTGATGAAAAGAAGAGAACAAAACGAGATGAGA ttGAGTCCTTTCTGGACATGGCCTGCTCTGTTGCGATAGTTGGTGGAGGGTCAAACAAAGAGTATGCATTACACATTCTTCATAAAGCAAATGGAAATGTTAAG GAAGCAGTAAAATTGCTGCTCTGTCAGAATTTCATCACCCAAAATGATGACCCAATGTATGACTATCACTATGAAG GTTCTGTCAGGTGGGCTTCTAAGGAAAGGCAGATTTTCAGACAAAATTTCAGAACTAAGGGAAAAGAATTTTCTGATCTTCAGAAAGAT ATTGGAggcaagaaaacaatttttgactGTATAGAGTTTTATTACCATTGGAAAGCAGCACACCCAGAAGCTGTACGAGGAAGAACACGCTACATTGATTCAGACTCTGAG GATTATGAGGACACAGGAAGTGAAACTAACAGCAATCCTTCATATTTTGAGTGTGATTTCCCTCAGTGCAATGCA aAATTTGTGTCCAGGCAAGCACTGAATGGTCATATTCGTGTCCATGGAGGAAG CTTTATGAAGCCTTCGGAACCAAACAGACGTAAGAATCGAAACACTGCAGGTTCATCTGCCTCTAATGGAACAAATTCGGCACCTGTTGTTAGGAAGAGGAAGTCTCCATCACCAGCACCTGCTTCAGTGCACCCTGATTTGAATAATCCAGATGGGCAATTACCTGAGTTTGCATGTAAAGTCTGTGGAAG AATATTCCACAAGATAAAGAGCAGGTCAGCCCATATGAAGACTCATGTTAAGAGACcagatgatgatgaaaaactTTCCTCAAAGTTGCCTTCCAAGAATCACTGA